In Methanothermococcus thermolithotrophicus DSM 2095, one DNA window encodes the following:
- a CDS encoding uroporphyrinogen-III synthase: MKVVVTRPEEKGIYFAKLLDREGFEPILIPTLDLVFKDVEVDLDKYDWIVFTSPRGAEGLFRILKEDDLKKIKDKKIGAIGVETAKEFKKIFNKDVDVVPEKYTAENLLEALQKVVKEDEKILIPTTPSTRDVLKKNLPNVDLVFVYSSEEPKDIKEKLEKLKEIVREEKENGKKIVLTFTSGLTAKNFFKNSDEELLNLLKDQYVVSIGPITKKNVDKYGFDSLIPSDEYTINGMLNVIKKLSE; encoded by the coding sequence ATGAAAGTGGTAGTTACAAGACCTGAAGAAAAAGGAATTTATTTTGCTAAGCTATTGGATAGAGAAGGCTTTGAGCCCATATTAATCCCTACATTGGATCTCGTTTTTAAAGATGTTGAAGTGGATTTGGATAAATACGACTGGATAGTTTTTACGAGTCCAAGGGGTGCTGAAGGTCTCTTTAGAATTTTAAAAGAAGATGATTTAAAAAAGATAAAGGATAAAAAAATAGGGGCCATAGGTGTGGAAACTGCCAAAGAGTTTAAAAAAATTTTCAATAAAGATGTAGATGTGGTCCCTGAAAAATACACTGCAGAAAATCTATTGGAAGCCTTGCAAAAGGTAGTAAAGGAAGATGAAAAGATATTAATTCCCACAACCCCCTCAACAAGAGATGTTTTAAAGAAAAATCTCCCTAACGTTGATTTGGTTTTTGTGTATTCTTCTGAAGAACCTAAAGATATAAAAGAAAAGCTTGAAAAGTTAAAAGAAATTGTAAGGGAAGAAAAAGAAAATGGTAAAAAGATAGTTTTAACATTTACAAGTGGATTAACTGCAAAGAATTTCTTTAAGAATTCAGATGAGGAACTTTTAAACTTGTTAAAAGACCAGTATGTGGTTTCCATAGGTCCAATAACTAAAAAGAACGTTGATAAATATGGTTTTGATTCGTTAATACCTTCGGATGAATATACTATTAATGGAATGTTGAATGTGATTAAAAAACTAAGTGAATAA
- the alaS gene encoding alanine--tRNA ligase, with the protein MEIKHDYRVKLFDEMGFMRKKCKECGQYFWTLDPDRETCGDSPCDKYSFIGNPITKKKYTYNEMVKEYIKFFEENGHTPIKRSPVIARRWRDDILLTIASIAVFQPWVTKGIVEPVANPLVIAQPCIRLNDIDNVGRTGRHMTCFTMAAHHAFNKEDDFKYWTDKTVELCFNFMKRLGIDEKSITFIESWWEGGGNAGPCYEVITHGVELATLVFMQYEKIGDSYKEIPLKIVDTGYGIERFVWASQGTPTAYDAVFGNIVKKLKENAGIDKIFESQDSSSIASAQDVERILAESATLAGLMDIENVGDLRVLRKKVAEKIGMDVNELDKILSPLEYIYAIADHTRCLSFMFGDGIVPSNVREGYLARLVLRKTLRYMDKVGISIPLKEIICMQLEDLKDLYPELMEMKDYIMDVVDAEEKKYIQTINRGRGIVERMVKSKTEISLDDLIELYDSNGLPPEVVQDIVEEINKKGKKEIKVTVPDNFYTIVAERHEEEGVEEPKAKKQELPDVDAPETELLFYKNPKQKEFEGKVLRTVGDYVILDKTIFYPEGGGQKYDIGYLNDIKVLEVQKKNGIVYHKVPEVSRFKEGDIVKGTIDWINREKLMRNHTATHIINAAAQKVLGKHVWQTGSNVDTEKGRLDITHYERITREQLKEIEKIANDIVLKGINVKSSFMSRNEAEQKYGFRIYQGGVVPGNTLRIIEIEGTDVEACGGTHCENTSEVGFIKILKTERIQDGVERLEYTSGTNSVEEVQKIEDFLIESADILGVPTTQLPKTVKRFFEEWKEQKKTIEELQKKIGEFKKYELANKFEKVGEYDVLVELVTGTQKELMSIADNITGENSIVVLLNENNYILCKRGKNVNLSMKELIRTIAKGGGKDDLAQGKYSDDIESIKAKVIGALQS; encoded by the coding sequence GTGGAAATAAAACATGATTATAGAGTTAAGCTCTTTGATGAAATGGGATTCATGAGAAAAAAATGTAAGGAATGCGGACAGTACTTCTGGACATTGGACCCAGATAGAGAAACCTGCGGGGACAGTCCTTGTGATAAGTATTCATTTATCGGAAATCCAATAACAAAGAAAAAATACACCTACAACGAAATGGTTAAAGAATACATTAAGTTCTTTGAAGAAAATGGGCACACACCAATAAAAAGGTCTCCAGTAATTGCAAGAAGATGGAGAGACGATATCCTTTTAACTATTGCATCTATTGCAGTATTTCAGCCTTGGGTAACTAAAGGAATAGTTGAACCTGTTGCAAATCCACTTGTAATTGCCCAACCATGTATAAGATTAAACGATATAGACAATGTTGGAAGAACAGGTAGACACATGACCTGCTTTACCATGGCAGCTCACCACGCATTCAACAAGGAAGACGATTTCAAATACTGGACAGATAAAACCGTGGAGCTCTGTTTCAACTTCATGAAGAGACTTGGAATAGATGAAAAATCAATTACATTTATTGAGAGCTGGTGGGAAGGTGGAGGAAACGCAGGACCTTGTTATGAAGTTATAACCCATGGTGTTGAGCTCGCCACATTAGTTTTCATGCAGTATGAAAAAATAGGCGACTCCTACAAAGAAATTCCATTAAAAATAGTGGATACTGGTTACGGTATTGAGAGATTTGTATGGGCTTCACAAGGCACTCCTACAGCTTACGATGCTGTCTTTGGCAACATAGTTAAAAAATTAAAGGAAAATGCAGGTATAGATAAAATATTTGAAAGCCAGGATTCAAGTTCCATTGCTAGCGCTCAGGATGTTGAAAGAATTTTGGCAGAAAGTGCCACACTTGCAGGATTGATGGATATTGAAAACGTTGGAGATTTAAGAGTCCTAAGAAAAAAAGTAGCTGAAAAAATCGGAATGGATGTAAATGAGCTCGATAAGATATTGAGCCCATTGGAGTACATCTATGCTATTGCAGACCATACAAGATGTCTTTCATTTATGTTTGGAGATGGAATCGTTCCTTCAAACGTAAGGGAAGGATATTTGGCAAGATTGGTTTTAAGAAAAACTTTAAGGTACATGGATAAAGTTGGAATCTCCATACCTCTCAAAGAAATAATATGCATGCAGCTCGAGGATTTAAAGGACCTTTATCCAGAACTAATGGAAATGAAAGATTATATAATGGACGTTGTAGATGCTGAAGAGAAAAAATATATCCAAACCATCAACAGAGGAAGAGGAATTGTCGAAAGAATGGTTAAATCAAAAACCGAAATATCATTGGATGACTTAATCGAGCTCTACGACAGTAATGGACTACCTCCAGAGGTTGTGCAGGATATCGTTGAAGAAATAAATAAGAAGGGCAAGAAGGAAATAAAAGTAACAGTCCCAGACAACTTCTATACAATAGTCGCAGAGAGACACGAAGAAGAGGGTGTAGAAGAACCTAAAGCCAAAAAACAAGAATTACCTGACGTTGATGCACCGGAAACCGAACTTTTATTCTACAAGAATCCTAAACAAAAAGAATTTGAAGGAAAAGTATTGAGAACAGTTGGAGACTATGTTATACTGGATAAAACAATATTCTACCCAGAAGGTGGAGGTCAAAAGTACGACATAGGATATTTAAACGATATAAAAGTTTTAGAAGTTCAAAAGAAAAACGGAATAGTTTATCACAAGGTCCCAGAAGTAAGTAGATTTAAAGAAGGAGACATAGTAAAAGGAACAATAGATTGGATAAACAGAGAAAAACTCATGAGAAACCACACTGCAACCCACATAATAAACGCAGCAGCTCAGAAGGTTTTAGGAAAACACGTTTGGCAGACAGGTTCAAATGTAGATACTGAAAAAGGAAGGTTGGACATTACCCACTATGAAAGAATTACAAGAGAACAGCTAAAAGAAATTGAAAAAATAGCAAATGATATAGTCCTAAAGGGAATAAACGTAAAATCTTCATTTATGAGCAGAAACGAAGCAGAACAAAAGTATGGGTTTAGAATATACCAAGGTGGGGTTGTACCCGGCAACACACTCAGAATAATTGAAATTGAAGGTACTGATGTGGAAGCCTGTGGTGGTACACACTGTGAAAATACAAGTGAAGTAGGATTCATAAAAATACTTAAAACCGAAAGAATCCAAGACGGTGTTGAAAGGCTGGAATACACAAGTGGAACAAACTCAGTTGAAGAAGTTCAAAAAATTGAAGATTTCTTAATTGAATCTGCAGATATACTGGGAGTTCCAACAACTCAGCTCCCAAAAACAGTTAAAAGATTCTTCGAAGAATGGAAGGAACAGAAGAAAACTATCGAGGAGCTCCAAAAGAAAATTGGAGAATTTAAAAAATACGAGCTCGCAAACAAATTTGAAAAAGTCGGAGAGTATGATGTTCTAGTGGAATTAGTAACCGGAACACAGAAGGAATTAATGTCAATTGCAGACAACATTACAGGAGAAAACTCAATTGTCGTACTCCTAAATGAAAATAACTATATCCTCTGTAAGAGAGGTAAAAACGTTAACTTAAGTATGAAAGAATTAATAAGAACAATAGCCAAAGGTGGAGGTAAGGACGACCTTGCCCAAGGAAAGTATTCTGATGATATCGAATCAATAAAGGCAAAAGTTATAGGAGCTCTCCAGTCTTAA
- a CDS encoding pentapeptide repeat-containing protein, giving the protein MENVKIIYNDKNKKDEDFYEEFINALKSEEKVFNLNDCVIDGSVSIVDIYNKIIKEEENLKNRLIKEKNGDICIDIDIKIDFTNVEFKGHVNFYTGAYSKRTIPGYNYNGKLTFSKPFIFVNCKVVGDFKAMNCKFESEANFSSSIFVRDADFRNSEFHEMVRFNNTVFSEYMKDYDGSSNFKNVDFSGVTFKHLCFFDEAELYGKAEFSGLLFKSENDEVGFKYSNFSHGVSFKKVKFFGEVHFGSYFSNNNSINAIENVSFEESEFHGKTSFYNSEFDAQAYFEKCKFKGETYFQSMVFKNIVSFDKSVFDNHTEFACSFESIISFKETEFNHSVNFISTKFSSSDEKIKSLFSKNFNEEDLNNTAYTNFIGTKFNNASFIYSNFNTGVLFRGVEFKNVDFYGTKFKSVSFEFCICDGDFVFSNEYPNIKTEDMETVFKGDVYIKSCSFNYIVIFDGIRFEKNVEVIGCEFKRKFKLTNSYVIGNITIQSSEFNNILLSDSEFMEYVNFIDLYFEKYAKFSNLTFEKSTKFSETIFKLVEFLDISFKMAVFSEIIFEDIISFKNKNNECNAGILIFNSVSFKNSATFFNIPLSRTSFLLTDTKNATIITNNNDNRTIITNNNDNRTLDDLLLKLVKEDMSEIKENYHKIKKLERELKLIKENKEKIIEIMENNEIKTLTYSIEKVNEEIKKVNEEINELKYSIKNNKEKIKDSIEYDKEVKKLKELENELKEKRKELENELKEKRKESEKLINRMKPKIKNIINCEDDEAHTLFLEIFIETLLPYLREETVVKEYRDIRMSFENNRTYVEASELFIYEMDLIRESTMPHYEKFRNYMINQDIPIISMCLIMLSIVGLLLGAYPLIIFVLFLTIVITSIILYNARNNILKYLKHSKEILEGIAFDIYKTTSNYGESMAKPLVISLIFVLFAFPILLPNINLEVIIKPIGLSIYNGAPEPLKTTILHYDELLGQTLRAFFQLGIDNNIINSTNSTIQKEQLKTLASYEWAIRVISLILIGSILIAIKRRLERR; this is encoded by the coding sequence ATGGAGAATGTTAAAATTATTTACAACGATAAAAATAAAAAAGACGAAGATTTTTATGAAGAGTTTATTAACGCATTGAAGAGTGAGGAAAAAGTTTTTAATTTAAATGATTGTGTTATCGATGGTAGCGTTTCTATTGTTGATATTTACAATAAAATTATCAAAGAAGAAGAAAATTTAAAAAATAGATTAATAAAAGAAAAAAATGGGGATATTTGCATTGATATTGATATTAAAATTGATTTTACAAATGTTGAATTTAAAGGGCATGTTAATTTTTATACTGGAGCGTATAGTAAGAGAACAATCCCGGGATATAATTACAATGGAAAATTAACTTTTTCAAAGCCATTTATATTTGTGAATTGTAAAGTTGTTGGGGATTTTAAAGCTATGAATTGTAAATTTGAATCTGAAGCCAATTTTTCAAGTTCTATTTTTGTAAGAGATGCTGATTTTAGAAATTCTGAATTTCATGAAATGGTAAGATTCAACAACACGGTATTTAGCGAATATATGAAAGATTATGATGGAAGTAGCAATTTTAAGAATGTTGATTTTTCAGGGGTTACATTCAAACATTTATGTTTTTTTGATGAAGCAGAGCTTTATGGAAAAGCTGAATTTTCAGGATTATTATTTAAATCTGAAAATGATGAAGTTGGTTTTAAATATTCTAATTTTTCACATGGAGTTTCTTTCAAAAAAGTTAAATTTTTTGGAGAAGTTCATTTTGGTTCATATTTTAGCAATAATAATTCAATAAATGCTATTGAAAATGTTAGTTTTGAAGAATCCGAATTCCATGGTAAAACATCATTCTATAACTCTGAATTTGATGCACAGGCATATTTTGAAAAATGTAAGTTCAAAGGAGAAACTTATTTCCAAAGTATGGTATTTAAAAATATTGTTAGTTTTGATAAATCAGTATTTGACAACCATACAGAATTTGCATGTAGTTTTGAAAGTATAATATCATTTAAAGAAACAGAATTTAATCATAGTGTTAATTTCATCTCGACAAAATTCAGTTCGAGTGATGAAAAAATTAAATCTCTTTTTAGTAAAAATTTCAATGAGGAAGACCTAAATAATACTGCATATACTAATTTTATCGGAACAAAATTTAACAACGCTTCATTTATATATTCCAATTTCAATACTGGCGTATTATTTCGTGGAGTTGAGTTTAAAAATGTGGATTTTTATGGTACTAAATTTAAAAGCGTATCATTTGAATTTTGCATATGTGATGGCGATTTTGTATTTTCTAATGAATATCCCAATATCAAAACAGAAGATATGGAAACGGTATTTAAAGGGGATGTATATATTAAATCTTGTTCTTTTAATTACATAGTTATATTTGATGGAATTAGATTTGAAAAGAATGTTGAAGTTATTGGATGTGAGTTTAAAAGAAAATTTAAATTAACAAATAGCTATGTTATTGGGAATATTACCATACAATCTTCAGAATTTAACAATATATTATTATCTGATTCTGAATTTATGGAGTATGTCAATTTTATAGATTTGTATTTTGAAAAGTATGCTAAATTCTCAAATTTAACATTTGAAAAATCCACAAAATTTTCAGAAACTATATTCAAATTAGTAGAGTTTCTGGACATATCATTCAAGATGGCAGTATTCTCAGAAATTATCTTTGAAGACATTATTTCATTTAAAAATAAAAATAATGAGTGTAATGCAGGAATTTTAATTTTTAACTCAGTTAGTTTTAAAAATTCTGCAACTTTTTTTAATATCCCATTGTCAAGAACTTCATTCTTACTAACAGATACAAAAAACGCAACGATTATTACAAACAATAACGATAATAGAACGATTATTACAAACAATAACGATAATAGAACTTTGGACGATTTATTATTGAAGTTAGTTAAAGAAGACATGAGTGAGATAAAAGAAAATTATCATAAAATAAAAAAGTTAGAAAGAGAACTAAAATTAATTAAAGAAAATAAAGAAAAAATTATAGAAATAATGGAAAATAATGAAATTAAAACACTTACCTACAGTATTGAAAAAGTAAATGAAGAAATAAAAAAAGTAAATGAAGAAATAAATGAACTAAAATACTCAATTAAAAATAACAAAGAAAAAATCAAAGATAGTATAGAATATGATAAAGAAGTTAAAAAGCTTAAAGAATTAGAAAATGAACTAAAAGAAAAACGGAAAGAATTAGAAAATGAACTAAAAGAAAAACGGAAAGAATCAGAAAAATTAATTAATAGAATGAAGCCAAAAATAAAAAATATTATTAATTGTGAAGATGATGAGGCCCATACATTATTCTTAGAAATTTTTATAGAAACTCTTTTACCATATTTGAGGGAAGAGACAGTTGTAAAAGAATATCGGGACATAAGAATGTCATTTGAAAATAATAGAACTTATGTTGAAGCGTCTGAATTATTTATTTATGAAATGGATTTAATAAGAGAAAGCACTATGCCACATTATGAAAAATTTAGAAACTATATGATAAATCAAGATATTCCTATAATTTCAATGTGTTTAATAATGTTATCTATAGTTGGATTATTATTGGGTGCGTATCCACTAATTATATTCGTATTATTTTTAACAATAGTGATAACATCCATAATATTGTATAACGCTCGAAACAACATCTTAAAGTATTTAAAACATTCAAAAGAAATTTTAGAAGGAATTGCATTTGACATATATAAGACAACTTCAAATTATGGAGAATCTATGGCAAAACCTTTGGTAATTTCTTTAATTTTTGTGTTGTTTGCATTCCCTATTTTATTACCAAACATTAATTTGGAAGTTATTATTAAACCAATTGGTTTATCCATTTATAATGGTGCGCCAGAACCATTAAAAACTACAATTTTACATTATGATGAATTACTTGGGCAAACATTAAGGGCATTTTTCCAATTAGGAATTGATAATAATATTATAAATTCAACAAATAGCACAATACAAAAAGAGCAGTTAAAAACATTGGCAAGTTATGAGTGGGCTATAAGAGTTATTTCACTAATTTTAATAGGTAGCATACTAATAGCAATCAAAAGAAGATTAGAAAGAAGATAA
- a CDS encoding MJ0936 family phosphodiesterase encodes MKIGILSDTHDHLPNIRKAIELFNREKVDLVVHCGDFVSLFVIKEFEKLNSRIIATYGNNDGERVKLREWLKELDEDNELEDYLSFEADGLKFFVLHGTNKEILDLIIESKKYDVVIYGHTHDRVFEEIDGVLVINPGECCGYLTGYSTVGILSTESREYQEIDLESLEF; translated from the coding sequence ATGAAGATAGGGATATTGTCTGATACTCACGACCATCTACCAAATATAAGAAAAGCCATTGAACTTTTTAATCGTGAAAAAGTTGATTTAGTTGTTCATTGTGGTGATTTTGTAAGTTTGTTTGTTATAAAAGAATTTGAAAAATTAAACTCAAGAATCATTGCAACGTATGGGAACAATGATGGTGAAAGGGTAAAATTAAGAGAATGGTTAAAAGAACTAGATGAAGATAATGAATTGGAAGATTATCTTTCTTTTGAAGCCGATGGGCTTAAATTCTTCGTATTACACGGAACTAATAAGGAAATTCTGGATTTAATTATCGAGTCTAAAAAATATGACGTTGTTATTTATGGGCATACCCACGACAGGGTATTTGAAGAGATTGATGGTGTTTTAGTTATAAATCCTGGGGAATGTTGTGGTTATTTAACAGGATATTCTACTGTAGGTATTTTAAGCACCGAGTCAAGAGAATATCAGGAAATTGACTTAGAATCATTAGAATTTTAA
- the purD gene encoding phosphoribosylamine--glycine ligase, whose protein sequence is MKVLLIGGGAREHAIADALKRNKDVKLYTLMKNKNPGIAKISEKVSINSETDLNAIKEFVKEVNPDLAVIGPEAPLGVGAADLLGEMDIPTVGPKRLPAQIETSKEFMRNLFEKYDIKGSLKYKAFDSYCSELEEFIDEMTQIGKDVVVKPVGLTGGKGVKVVGEQLKDNEEAKEYAKEVFEKSIGGGKIIVEEKLVGVEFTLHGFVDGNNIVFMPPVQDHPHAYEDDEGPITGGMGSYSCPNHSLPFLTEEDLEEAKEIMKNTVKAIKKEVGPYHGFLYGQFMLTVDGPKIIEYNARFGDPEAMNLLPILKTDFLEVCKAITEGNLDKIDVEFENKATVCKYVVPNGYPVNPVKNKEITVNEDKIKEAGAVLFYASVNEEDGKLYITGSRSAAVVGIADDIEEAEKIAENAIQNISGEVFYRKDIGRTNLIKKKVEKMNKLRNK, encoded by the coding sequence GTGAAGGTTTTGCTTATTGGAGGCGGAGCAAGGGAACATGCTATTGCAGATGCATTAAAAAGAAACAAAGACGTTAAGTTATACACATTAATGAAAAATAAAAATCCCGGAATTGCAAAAATCTCAGAAAAAGTATCAATAAATAGTGAAACAGATTTAAATGCAATAAAGGAGTTTGTAAAAGAAGTTAATCCTGATTTGGCAGTAATTGGTCCAGAGGCACCACTAGGTGTTGGAGCTGCTGATTTACTCGGGGAAATGGATATCCCTACTGTAGGTCCAAAAAGGCTTCCAGCTCAAATAGAGACAAGCAAAGAATTCATGAGAAACCTATTTGAAAAATACGATATCAAAGGTTCTTTAAAGTACAAGGCATTTGATAGCTACTGCAGTGAGTTAGAGGAATTTATAGACGAAATGACTCAAATAGGCAAAGACGTTGTAGTTAAGCCAGTAGGTTTAACAGGCGGTAAGGGAGTTAAAGTTGTTGGAGAGCAGTTAAAGGACAATGAAGAGGCAAAAGAATATGCCAAGGAAGTTTTCGAGAAGAGTATAGGCGGAGGAAAAATAATAGTTGAAGAAAAATTGGTTGGTGTGGAATTTACACTTCATGGATTTGTAGATGGAAATAATATTGTTTTTATGCCGCCTGTTCAAGATCACCCACATGCCTATGAAGACGATGAAGGACCAATAACTGGTGGAATGGGTTCTTACTCCTGTCCAAACCACAGCCTACCATTTTTAACTGAAGAAGATTTAGAAGAAGCCAAGGAAATAATGAAAAACACCGTAAAAGCAATTAAAAAAGAAGTTGGACCTTACCACGGCTTTTTATATGGTCAGTTCATGCTTACCGTAGATGGACCTAAAATAATAGAGTACAATGCAAGATTTGGAGATCCTGAAGCTATGAACCTTTTACCAATATTAAAAACAGACTTTTTGGAAGTTTGTAAGGCAATAACTGAAGGTAATCTAGATAAAATTGATGTTGAGTTTGAAAATAAAGCTACAGTATGTAAGTATGTAGTTCCAAACGGCTATCCAGTGAATCCAGTTAAAAACAAAGAAATAACCGTAAATGAAGACAAAATAAAAGAAGCTGGGGCTGTGCTGTTCTATGCTTCAGTTAACGAAGAGGATGGAAAACTTTACATAACTGGATCCAGAAGTGCCGCTGTGGTAGGTATTGCAGATGATATTGAGGAAGCTGAAAAAATAGCTGAAAATGCCATTCAAAATATTAGTGGTGAAGTATTTTACAGAAAAGATATTGGAAGAACCAATTTAATAAAAAAGAAAGTTGAAAAGATGAATAAACTTAGAAATAAATAA
- the eno gene encoding phosphopyruvate hydratase, which produces MLKNLDDSFDIYDIHAREVLDSRGNPTVEVEVLTFGGGYGKAIVPSGASTGTHEAVELRDGENRFGGKGVLKAVENVNNIIKPELIGYDSRLQREIDTLMIELDGTDNKGKLGANAILAVSLAVAKAAAETASLPLYKYIGGCNSYVMPTPMMNVLNGGEHAGNALDFQEFMIMPVGADSIAEAIRMCAETYQTLKKVISEKYGKDAVNIGDEGGFAPPINDIREALDLLSNSVKKAGYENEIVFALDCAASEFYSEKDGAYIINGEKVPQEKLIELYKELIDEYPIVSIEDPLYEEDFEGFATITKELKGIQIVGDDLFVTNTERLRKGIEVGAGNALLLKVNQIGTLSESIDAANLASRNGYGVVVSHRSGESEDATIADLAVALNAGQIKTGAPARGERTAKYNQLIRIEEELGYPKYAGKNFRCPF; this is translated from the coding sequence TTGTTAAAAAATCTAGATGATTCATTTGACATATACGATATTCACGCAAGAGAAGTATTGGATTCAAGGGGAAACCCAACAGTTGAAGTTGAAGTATTAACATTTGGAGGAGGATATGGTAAAGCCATAGTCCCTAGTGGAGCTTCAACAGGTACCCACGAAGCTGTGGAGTTAAGAGATGGAGAAAACAGATTTGGCGGCAAAGGTGTTTTAAAGGCTGTTGAAAATGTAAATAATATCATAAAGCCGGAGTTAATAGGATACGATTCAAGATTACAGAGAGAAATCGACACATTAATGATAGAATTAGATGGAACTGACAACAAAGGTAAATTAGGTGCAAACGCAATATTGGCTGTTTCATTGGCTGTTGCTAAAGCTGCAGCAGAAACCGCTTCACTACCACTGTACAAGTACATTGGCGGATGCAACTCCTATGTAATGCCTACACCAATGATGAATGTTTTAAACGGTGGAGAACATGCTGGAAACGCTTTAGATTTCCAAGAGTTCATGATAATGCCGGTTGGTGCAGATAGTATTGCAGAAGCCATAAGAATGTGTGCAGAAACATACCAAACATTGAAAAAAGTTATTTCAGAAAAATATGGAAAAGATGCGGTCAATATTGGGGATGAAGGAGGATTTGCACCACCAATTAATGACATAAGAGAAGCTTTAGATTTACTATCTAACAGCGTTAAAAAGGCAGGTTATGAAAACGAAATAGTATTTGCACTTGACTGTGCAGCAAGTGAATTCTACAGTGAAAAAGATGGGGCATACATAATAAACGGGGAAAAAGTACCTCAAGAAAAATTAATCGAGCTCTACAAGGAATTAATAGATGAATATCCAATAGTTTCAATTGAAGACCCACTTTATGAGGAAGATTTTGAAGGATTTGCAACAATTACAAAGGAATTAAAAGGTATTCAGATTGTTGGTGACGATTTATTTGTTACAAACACCGAAAGATTAAGAAAAGGTATTGAAGTTGGGGCAGGTAACGCATTATTGTTAAAGGTAAATCAGATAGGAACACTTTCAGAATCAATTGATGCTGCAAACCTTGCATCTAGAAACGGCTATGGGGTTGTAGTTTCACACAGAAGTGGTGAATCAGAAGATGCAACAATAGCTGATTTAGCTGTTGCATTGAATGCTGGACAGATAAAAACAGGAGCTCCTGCAAGGGGAGAAAGAACTGCAAAATATAACCAATTAATTAGGATAGAAGAAGAGCTCGGATATCCTAAATACGCTGGAAAGAACTTCAGATGTCCATTTTAA
- a CDS encoding acylphosphatase, producing MATTYELKICGIEQNPSDFVARSKAPEVQHVGFRDRIEDIGRGLGVDGVVYNYEDGTVRILANFDDEELKEFFKKSIKFLEKKDNLIKIEEIEEKELNTFIEFPSGINRISADDLIELNKKLDEGVKYIKMIFGVLEEVKKGQDAIIKGQDEIKEILKKIEQKL from the coding sequence ATGGCTACAACCTATGAGTTAAAAATATGCGGAATTGAACAAAATCCTTCGGATTTTGTAGCCCGAAGCAAAGCTCCGGAAGTTCAACACGTTGGGTTCAGGGATAGGATAGAAGACATAGGGAGAGGTTTGGGCGTTGATGGAGTGGTTTATAACTACGAGGATGGAACTGTTAGAATATTGGCAAACTTTGATGATGAGGAACTAAAAGAATTTTTTAAAAAAAGTATAAAGTTTTTGGAAAAAAAAGATAATTTAATTAAAATAGAGGAGATTGAAGAAAAAGAGCTAAATACATTTATTGAGTTTCCAAGTGGAATAAATAGGATTTCAGCAGATGACTTAATAGAATTAAACAAAAAATTAGATGAAGGAGTTAAATACATTAAAATGATTTTTGGAGTTTTGGAAGAGGTTAAAAAAGGACAGGATGCAATAATAAAAGGGCAAGATGAAATAAAAGAAATTCTTAAAAAGATTGAACAAAAACTTTAA